One window from the genome of Bacillus tianshenii encodes:
- a CDS encoding ThiF family adenylyltransferase — protein MDHNRYSRQILFKQIGETGQTKLASSHVLMVGAGALGTSIAEMLTRSGVGKLTIIDRDYVEWSNLQRQQLYTEADAAAGAPKAIAASHRLQEINREVEIVPIVTDFFDYVKSSSITTVDLIMDATDNFETRFLINDISQKQQIPWIYGGATGSTGLTYTIIPKVTPCLSCMAETLPNQAETCDNVGIISPTIQWVTAHQVNEAMKLLTGNEDKIRKTLLYTDLWKNHTSSLQMEGLKKADCSSCGSQPTYPFLNTQKQTDLAILCGRDTIQIRPSQSQQLNRSLIEKNLASMTTHIKANEHIIHAKLSESKRIVVFSDGRILLHGTKDVAEAEKLYEQLVHI, from the coding sequence TTGGATCATAACCGGTATTCAAGACAAATTCTTTTCAAACAAATTGGTGAAACTGGACAGACAAAGCTTGCAAGCAGTCATGTACTGATGGTTGGTGCAGGTGCACTTGGTACGAGTATTGCTGAAATGCTAACACGTTCTGGTGTTGGCAAGCTAACAATCATCGACCGCGATTATGTTGAATGGAGCAACCTCCAACGCCAGCAACTATACACCGAAGCTGATGCAGCGGCAGGGGCCCCAAAAGCAATCGCCGCATCGCACCGTCTGCAAGAGATTAATCGTGAAGTTGAGATCGTGCCAATTGTTACGGACTTTTTTGACTATGTGAAGTCCTCTTCCATAACAACTGTCGATCTTATCATGGATGCTACAGATAACTTTGAAACACGTTTTCTTATTAACGACATATCGCAAAAACAACAAATTCCATGGATTTATGGCGGAGCCACAGGAAGTACAGGGTTAACCTACACGATTATTCCCAAAGTCACTCCATGCCTTTCTTGCATGGCTGAAACCCTGCCTAATCAAGCTGAAACATGTGATAATGTCGGCATTATTTCACCAACTATTCAATGGGTAACTGCTCATCAAGTAAACGAGGCAATGAAACTATTAACTGGAAATGAAGACAAAATCCGCAAAACCTTATTGTATACAGACTTGTGGAAAAACCATACATCATCACTTCAGATGGAAGGTCTAAAAAAAGCTGACTGTTCTTCGTGTGGTAGTCAGCCCACCTATCCATTTTTAAATACACAAAAACAAACAGACTTAGCTATCCTTTGCGGTCGAGATACGATCCAAATTCGCCCAAGCCAAAGTCAACAGCTAAACCGCTCACTCATTGAAAAGAACCTTGCTTCAATGACTACACATATTAAAGCAAATGAACATATCATTCATGCAAAGCTGTCAGAAAGTAAGCGCATCGTTGTTTTTTCCGATGGGAGAATTCTTCTGCATGGTACAAAGGATGTAGCAGAAGCTGAGAAATTGTACGAGCAACTTGTACACATTTAA
- a CDS encoding thiazole synthase, with the protein MLKIGSYELNSRLLLGTGKFPDLETQKQAIDASGTELLTFAVRRLNISQPDQPNFLEQLDLHRFALLPNTAGAATAEEAVRIAKLAKASGLCDMVKVEVIGDDRTLLPDPLETYKACETLLDEGFIVLPYISDDLVLAKRLAQLGVHAVMPGASPIGTGKGIVNDTYLKYIIESVDVPVIIDAGIGTPSDAAQAMELGADGVLLNTAVSGAKDPIGMAKAMKLAVEAGRLGYESGRIPMKEYAVASSPQEGMSTIGS; encoded by the coding sequence ATGTTAAAAATCGGTTCATATGAGTTAAATTCACGTTTGTTATTAGGAACAGGTAAATTCCCAGATTTAGAAACGCAAAAGCAAGCAATTGATGCTTCAGGAACAGAGCTTCTCACATTCGCAGTAAGGCGGTTAAATATTTCACAACCAGACCAGCCAAACTTCTTAGAACAACTTGACTTACACCGCTTTGCACTTCTACCAAACACAGCAGGCGCCGCAACCGCTGAAGAAGCCGTCAGAATTGCTAAGCTGGCGAAGGCTTCAGGGTTATGCGACATGGTCAAAGTGGAAGTAATTGGTGATGACCGCACACTTCTTCCTGACCCGCTCGAAACCTACAAAGCATGTGAAACACTGTTAGATGAGGGCTTTATCGTTCTTCCTTATATTTCAGACGATCTCGTTCTTGCAAAACGGCTTGCTCAATTAGGCGTTCATGCAGTTATGCCTGGTGCTTCGCCAATCGGAACAGGAAAAGGAATTGTAAATGATACGTACTTGAAATATATTATTGAATCGGTTGATGTCCCTGTTATTATCGATGCCGGTATCGGCACTCCATCTGATGCCGCCCAAGCGATGGAGCTTGGCGCTGATGGTGTCCTGCTGAACACAGCTGTATCAGGAGCGAAAGACCCAATCGGCATGGCAAAAGCAATGAAGCTTGCTGTTGAAGCAGGCCGCCTTGGCTATGAATCTGGAAGAATTCCAATGAAAGAATATGCTGTCGCAAGCAGTCCACAAGAAGGAATGAGCACGATTGGATCATAA
- the thiS gene encoding sulfur carrier protein ThiS: MTIIVNGENVEVPATVQTIDDLVQHYKLGQKIIVVEHNKQIIEKESYTKQVIKENDSIEIVNFVGGG; the protein is encoded by the coding sequence GTGACAATCATCGTAAATGGAGAAAATGTGGAAGTACCCGCTACTGTCCAAACAATTGATGACCTAGTTCAGCATTATAAGCTCGGTCAGAAAATCATTGTCGTCGAACACAACAAACAAATTATTGAAAAAGAAAGTTATACCAAACAAGTTATAAAGGAAAACGATTCAATTGAAATCGTTAATTTTGTCGGAGGTGGATGA